From a single Hippoglossus stenolepis isolate QCI-W04-F060 chromosome 2, HSTE1.2, whole genome shotgun sequence genomic region:
- the gde1 gene encoding glycerophosphodiester phosphodiesterase 1 → MLQLGDEVTLYSVVFVLVLLGTRSPLWTTVLTASLYLLMAMLRFPQVPASRAQQVLHPGSGEVSAVAHRGGGHDAPENTIAAIREAKKNGAAGVELDLEFSADGVAILMHDETVDRTTNGSGPLSQMRFSDLRKLDAAAKHRLREKFAGETIPTLEEAVEECIKLQLVIYFDVKGHPDEAAAALKELYKKHPVLYNSSIVCSFELKVIYRMRQSDPEVVTALTHRPWSLSRLGDGAPRFSSLWKRHWMTLMDIVLDWAHHHVLWKLCGNSAFLIQKNFVSLDYVQYWAQRGVEVVAWTVNTKAEKDYYHTLLQVNYITDSLVEDCEPHY, encoded by the exons ATGCTGCAGCTGGGGGATGAAGTCACCCTGTACTCGGTGGTGTTCGTGCTGGTCCTGCTGGGGACCAGGAGCCCGCTGTGGACCACCGTCCTCACCGCGTCCCTCTACCTGTTGATGGCCATGTTAAGGTTCCCTCAGGTACCGGCCAGCCGAGCCCAGCAGGTCCTGCACCCCGGCTCCGGCGAGGTGTCAGCGGTGGCCCACCGGGGCGGGGGGCACGACGCACCGGAGAACACGATAGCAGCCATCCGGGAG GCCAAGAAAAATGGGGCAGCAGGTGTGGAGCTGGACCTGGAGTTCTCTGCAGACGGCGTTGCAATACTCATGCATGACGAGACTGTGGACCGGACCACTAACGGGTCAGGACCACTCAGCCAGATGAGATTCTCTGACTTGCGTAAACTGGATGCAGCTGCTAAACATCGACTTAG AGAGAAGTTTGCAGGAGAGACGATCCCAACCCTGGAAGAGGCCGTGGAGGAATGCATCAAACTGCAACTTGTCATCTACTTTGATGTCAAAGGTCATCCAGATGAG GCAGCCGCAGCCCTTAAAGAGTTGTATAAGAAACATCCAGTCCTCTACAACAGCAGCATCGTCTGCTCCTTTGAGCTTAAAGTCATCTACAGG ATGAGACAGAGTGACCCAGAGGTGGTCACAGCACTGACACATCGACCGTGGAGTCTGAGTCGGTTAGGAGACGGTGCCCCGCGATTCTCCTCGCTTTGGAAACGCCACTGGATGACACTGATGGACATAGTTCTGGACTGGGCTCATCATCATGTGCTGTGGAAGCTCTGTGGCAACTCAGCCTTCCTAATACAAAAGAACTTTGTCTCACT GGACTACGTGCAGTACTGGGCCCAGAGAGGGGTGGAGGTTGTAGCCTGGACAGTCAACACAAAAGCTGAGAAGGACTATTACCACACGCTGCTCCAAGTCAACTACATCACAGACAGCCTGGTGGAAGACTGTGAACCTCATTACTGA
- the tmem186 gene encoding transmembrane protein 186 isoform X2: MIYTLPYIKHLRAVSRLKLLQTAVTVVLVPPVYFFYVQGDVPFFLVSYTTGIALLAGAMLYTVSHFFRRVVGMMYLDPSQTTLKVSHLTFWGRRHDLYLPVSDVMTIGDTGDSAKETILKLKRYSSPQTLYFSTHYGRVVDQLGFEKVFGNLK, translated from the coding sequence ATGATTTACACCCTGCCGTACATTAAACATCTGAGAGCCGTGTCCAGGCTCAAACTGCTCCAAACTGCAGTCACTGTGGTCCTCGTGCCCCCAGTGTACTTCTTCTACGTCCAGGGAGATGTGCCCTTCTTCCTTGTCAGCTACACAACGGGGATAGCGCTGCTGGCTGGTGCCATGCTGTACACCGTCAGTCACTTTTTCAGGAGGGTTGTGGGGATGATGTACCTGGACCCGTCTCAGACCACACTCAAAGTGTCCCACCTCACCTTCTGGGGCAGGCGCCATGATCTCTACCTCCCTGTGTCAGATGTTATGACCATTGGGGACACGGGGGACTCAGCAAAAGAGACAATATTGAAACTAAAGAGATACAGCAGTCCACAGACATTGTATTTCTCCACTCACTATGGACGTGTGGTCGATCAATTGGGTTTTGAGAAGGTGTTTGGAAATCTGAAATga
- the tmem186 gene encoding transmembrane protein 186 isoform X1, translated as MLRSVLLCRLTPHVQSCTRGSCLLAGRTPCGVPLPSPGHTPLISTTTALVRYSDLSTEKYTMIYTLPYIKHLRAVSRLKLLQTAVTVVLVPPVYFFYVQGDVPFFLVSYTTGIALLAGAMLYTVSHFFRRVVGMMYLDPSQTTLKVSHLTFWGRRHDLYLPVSDVMTIGDTGDSAKETILKLKRYSSPQTLYFSTHYGRVVDQLGFEKVFGNLK; from the exons ATG CTCAGATCAGTGTTGCTGTGCAGGTTGACCCCCCATGTCCAGTCCTGTACCAGAGGATCATGTCTACTAGCAGGTCGGACACCTTGTGGCGTGCCGCTTCCTTCACCTGGTCACACACCCCTCATATCTACAACCACAGCTCTGGTCAGGTACTCTGACTTGTCCACAGAGAAGTACACTATGATTTACACCCTGCCGTACATTAAACATCTGAGAGCCGTGTCCAGGCTCAAACTGCTCCAAACTGCAGTCACTGTGGTCCTCGTGCCCCCAGTGTACTTCTTCTACGTCCAGGGAGATGTGCCCTTCTTCCTTGTCAGCTACACAACGGGGATAGCGCTGCTGGCTGGTGCCATGCTGTACACCGTCAGTCACTTTTTCAGGAGGGTTGTGGGGATGATGTACCTGGACCCGTCTCAGACCACACTCAAAGTGTCCCACCTCACCTTCTGGGGCAGGCGCCATGATCTCTACCTCCCTGTGTCAGATGTTATGACCATTGGGGACACGGGGGACTCAGCAAAAGAGACAATATTGAAACTAAAGAGATACAGCAGTCCACAGACATTGTATTTCTCCACTCACTATGGACGTGTGGTCGATCAATTGGGTTTTGAGAAGGTGTTTGGAAATCTGAAATga